A DNA window from Anastrepha ludens isolate Willacy chromosome 6, idAnaLude1.1, whole genome shotgun sequence contains the following coding sequences:
- the LOC128865988 gene encoding translation initiation factor eIF-2B subunit gamma — MVTQEFQAVVLAAGRGTRLPEVLADSPKCLLPIGPYPLLWYPLNMLQQHNFQDVIVVVLESERSEIQQALERTPLKIKIDFVVIDSESDFGTADSLRLIHDKVKSDFLVLSCDIVSNVSLYPLINKFRQHDAALVALLFKNGFESDGALPGPKTKHKPERDLIGIHPDSSRLLLLASTSDFEEVVHVNSHLLRKNGKITIFSRLMDSHIYVMKKWTIDFLVKKENISTLKGEFLPYIVKKQMSKKPGSPFAAPDIHSEVGVSTKPENDIFHYAPNTQLEQRIQKSTLFNDSRIKEPYNGDLIRCYAVVAPKESIGVRVNTTLMFYAINQKICNIWPQFFNEQEHALISANAVMNSTQTKEISVGDSAKLSEKTSLNFSVFGANCTINPKNIISKSIIMTSAIIEEGCNIENCIVGSRAVVKRGSVLKNCLIGPSFAVEEGTKKENQHLTNADGFMEIDIQ; from the exons ATGGTGACGCAAGAATTTCAGGCTGTAGTGTTGGCAGCTGGACGTGGTACCCGACTACCTGAAGTGTTGGCTGACTCGCCAAAATGTCTTCTGCCCATCGGTCCCTACCCGCTGTTATGGTATCCATTGAATATGTTACAACAGCACAATTTTCAAG ATGTTATTGTGGTGGTATTGGAAAGTGAACGTTCCGAGATTCAACAAGCGTTGGAACGTACaccactaaaaattaaaattgactttgTGGTAATTGACAGTGAAAGCGATTTCGGAACTGCCGACAGCTTGCGACTAATACATGACAA AGTGAAATCAGACTTTTTGGTGCTATCTTGCGATATAGTTTCAAACGTCAGTTTATATCCACTAATCAACAAATTTCGCCAACACGATGCTGCGCTGGTCGCGCTACTTTTTAAAAATGGCTTTGAGTCGGATGGCGCATTGCCAGGCCCAAAAACAAAGCATAAACCTGAACGTGATCTAATAGGTATTCATCCAGATTCTAGTCGCTTGCTGCTCCTTGCATCGACAAGCGATTTCGAGGAGGTAGTGCACGTAAATTCCCACCTGTTACGCAAAAAcggaaaaattacaatattctcACGATTGATGGATTCTCACATTTACGTAATGAAAAAATGGACAATTGATTTTCTTGTAAAG AAAGAAAACATTTCAACACTCAAAGGTGAGTTCCTACCTTATATCGTTAAAAAGCAAATGTCCAAGAAGCCGGGCAGCCCATTTGCTGCGCCTGACATACATTCGGAAGTGGGTGTTAGCACGAAACCCGAAAACGATATTTTCCAT taTGCACCAAACACACAACTCGAGCAACGCATACAAAAATCCACTTTATTCAACGATTCTCGAATTAAGGAGCCTTACAATGGTGATTTAATTCGGTGTTATGCAGTCGTAGCGCCTAAAGAGAGCATTGGTGTGCGGGTAAATACAACACTGATGTTTTACGCGATTAACCAAAAG atttgcAATATTTGGCCACAATTCTTCAATGAACAAGAGCATGCACTCATTTCAGCAAACGCTGTTATGAACTCTACGCAAACGAAGGAAATTTCTGTAGGTGATAGCGCAAAGTTGTCAGAAAAGACTTCGCTTAACTTCAGCGTTTTTGGTGCAAATTGTACGATTAAtcctaaaaatattataagcaaATCTATAATAATGACAAGCGCTATTATTGAGGAGGG CTGTAACATTGAAAATTGTATTGTGGGCAGCAGAGCTGTAGTTAAGCGTGGTTCTGTACTGAAAAACTGCTTAATCGGACCGAGTTTCGCTGTAGAAGAAggcacgaaaaaagaaaatcaacattTAACAAATGCTGATGGTTTTATGGAAAttgatatacaataa